A single Flavobacterium sp. 1 DNA region contains:
- a CDS encoding cyclic nucleotide-binding domain-containing protein, whose product MKRVLFFLGQLDDRDLEWMIQNGQKIELKTGETLIQKGNYVDNLYILLSGQLSIYSDGIDGQEVALLGAGEVVGEMSFLESRPPSVSVISKKTSVIYKISRNAIEARLSSNSDFKANFYYSLALFLSNRLRKTTDRLGYGIPEEEDLIDTKVLDVVSQAGARFGQILNKFSEVKLSVNY is encoded by the coding sequence ATGAAACGAGTGCTTTTTTTCTTAGGCCAATTAGATGACAGAGACCTGGAATGGATGATCCAGAATGGCCAAAAAATAGAATTAAAAACTGGAGAAACACTGATCCAGAAAGGAAATTATGTAGATAATTTATACATTTTACTATCAGGTCAATTGTCTATTTATTCAGATGGAATTGACGGACAGGAAGTTGCTCTTCTTGGAGCAGGAGAAGTTGTAGGTGAAATGTCTTTCTTAGAATCCAGACCTCCTTCAGTTTCTGTTATTTCAAAAAAAACATCCGTAATTTATAAAATATCTCGAAACGCAATAGAAGCAAGACTTTCTTCAAATTCAGATTTTAAAGCTAATTTTTATTACTCACTAGCATTGTTTCTTTCTAATAGGTTAAGAAAAACAACAGATCGTTTGGGATATGGGATTCCTGAAGAAGAGGATTTAATTGATACAAAAGTATTAGATGTGGTTTCTCAGGCAGGTGCGCGTTTCGGTCAAATATTAAATAAATTTTCCGAAGTTAAGTTAAGTGTTAATTATTAA
- a CDS encoding helix-turn-helix transcriptional regulator, with product MNTTAKKTAIDWSSPDILNHLFLHIKSPLDSIITASTPSTSGNEVKNEIIFSSSNEINDLIEEILNEIKSKSVSLTIQSRPDIFDIYESNKNVQHLCSNKITPEKVTKNDQNWLINLEKEIYNSISKDDLDLYYLSCKMAVSERQLHRKIANLVYLTPNKYIRILRLHKAKQLIDNYIQDSISQVSYSVGYNDSHYFSKLFSNQYDISPKALINSLA from the coding sequence ATGAATACAACAGCAAAGAAAACTGCAATAGATTGGTCTTCACCAGATATTTTAAATCATCTATTCTTACATATAAAAAGTCCATTAGATTCTATTATTACAGCTAGTACACCTAGCACATCTGGAAACGAGGTTAAAAATGAAATTATTTTTTCTAGTAGTAATGAAATTAATGATCTTATAGAGGAAATATTAAATGAAATTAAATCTAAATCAGTAAGCTTAACAATACAAAGCCGACCTGATATTTTTGATATTTATGAATCAAATAAGAATGTTCAGCATTTATGCTCCAATAAGATCACTCCAGAAAAAGTTACAAAAAACGACCAAAATTGGTTAATAAACTTAGAAAAAGAAATTTATAATTCCATTTCTAAGGATGATCTTGATTTGTATTATTTATCGTGTAAAATGGCTGTAAGTGAAAGACAGCTTCATAGAAAAATTGCAAATTTAGTTTACTTAACTCCTAATAAATACATACGCATATTAAGGTTGCATAAAGCAAAGCAGCTAATCGATAATTATATTCAAGATTCCATTTCTCAAGTTTCTTATTCTGTTGGATATAATGATTCCCATTATTTTTCAAAATTGTTCAGTAATCAATATGATATATCACCCAAAGCATTAATAAACTCATTAGCCTAA